The following proteins are encoded in a genomic region of Drosophila willistoni isolate 14030-0811.24 chromosome 3R, UCI_dwil_1.1, whole genome shotgun sequence:
- the LOC6647373 gene encoding calmodulin-A — MSMDPTVNLEDLERRRRRPSSVRKVSQTPQPPPHLADSEAMAVINEIFNPTLKLPESSGHYTLPEEMSADDQVAPRDLDIAKLAELKEVFSLFDTDCDGLISKDDLRFTYTALGNEPNEQLLEQMMQEAHEPLDYEAFVQLMCRRTQELDPEAVLLEAWSKWDDHGTGKIEERKIYEELTNYGDKMTLSEAKEALSHAPMAKPKSLEEPPMIDYFAFCRMLGGMRKRKGE, encoded by the exons ATGTCGATGGATCCAACAGTTAACTTGGAAGATCTAGAGCGC CGTCGCCGTCGTCCCAGCTCTGTACGGAAAGTCTCACAGACTCCTCAACCTCCGCCACATTTGGCCGATTCCGAGGCCATGGCTGTCATCAATGAGATATTCAATCCCACACTGAAATTACCTGAGAGTAGTGGACACTATACGCTGCCAGAGGAGATGAGTGCCGATGATCAGGTGGCACCTCGTGATTTGGACATTGCCAAGCTGGCAGAGCTCAAAGAA GTGTTTTCGCTCTTCGACACGGACTGCGATGGTCTGATATCCAAGGATGACTTACGTTTCACTTATACGGCCTTGGGTAACGAGCCCAATGAACAGCTGCTGGAACAAATGATGCAAGAGGCCCATGAACCTCTGGACTATGAGGCATTTGTTCAATTGATGTGTCGACGTACCCAAGAATTAGATCCGGAGGCCGTTCTTCTTGAGGCATGGAGCAAATGGGATGACCATGGCACGGGCAAAATCGAAGAACGCAA AATCTACGAAGAATTGACCAACTATGGTGATAAAATGACCCTTAGCGAGGCCAAAGAGGCACTCAGTCATGCACCCATGGCCAAGCCAAAGTCACTGGAGGAGCCACCGATGATTGATTATTTCGCCTTTTGTCGTATGCTTGGAGGCATGCGTAAAAGAAAAGGCGAATAG
- the LOC6647378 gene encoding DNA ligase 3 → MFRLRICWSLKVRLSTRSTASKGMATPLQNEDNKLDTFRRICDEIASESSYLRKVERLEGFFKKGSKGTVFEGDFLLWVQFLIPGATQRVYNLQNKALIKLFSRILNSDQNQMQLDLEQDGDVSETLRKHFAASAKLKPQTQSKLYLQEVDELLRQLEQKTKEDDQTELLKELCKKATELDLRTFIRLIKQDLRINARARHILDAFGPLAYPAYQSSRDLTAIVQQFAGKAVKTQAKSPAKKLKTTTSAIQVMTPISPMLANACKSVEEAFKKNPAGLFGEVKYDGERVQIHKKGKEFKFFSRNLKPVMDHKIKRLTEYIPRAFPGAGDMILDSEIILVDTETGALLPFGTLGAHKKHEYANASVCLFVFDCILYDGEDLMQLEFRKRREILEQNIEPIKSYVQLSESQFLKTKSELAMMTAKVLQANLEGVVLKNPNGTYQPGKRNWLKVKKDYLFDGKMADTADLVVLGAWYGSGKKGGVLSIFLMGCYDPKDRLWKTVTKVHSGLDDSTNDEIHENLMKLTTRADANKTPNWLLCKKSLVPDVLAVDPQKMPVWEITGAEFTKSEAHTAAGVSIRFPRITRLRSDKTSKEANDLPHLLNLYEASKKNVNVDLLLANCDNDKDGLEKKLAQEKTPEKRKSLENSAKKSKKSISKEDEDSQCSSKMIKREVNKPSQKGLQYYFKPDKIQNNVKSELKTEVKTELKTQVKSETHTAMEVDENTPKQVKSKLFSGLVAHFTKDATKSKQMQEFVQHGGSLTTNTQKAALAFYNTNTSVNLAHLRPLYRRRCRHLTVSWLDRSIETQTLQPYPLYAVLLKS, encoded by the exons ATGTTTAGACTAAGAATTTGTTGGAGCTTAAAAGTAAGATTGTCAACTCGCAGTACAGCCAGCAAGGGTATGGCGACACCGTTGCAGAATGAGGACAACAAACTGGATACTTTTCGGCGAATCTGTGATGAAATAGCTTCGGAGTCAAGTTACCTGCGAAAGGTGGAGAGGCTGGAGGGATTCTTTAAGAAGGGATCAAAAGGCACGGTGTTTGAGGGTGATTTTTTGCTGTGGGTGCAATTCCTCATTCCCGGGGCCACTCAGCGTGTGTACAATCTGCAGAATAAAGctttaataaaattgttttctcGGATCTTAAACAGTGATCAGAATCAGATGCAATTAGACCTAGAGCAGG ATGGTGATGTTTCCGAGACGCTTCGGAAGCATTTTGCTGCCTCTGCCAAACTGAAACCACAAACGCAGAGTAAACTCTACCTACAGGAAGTGGACGAACTGCTTAGACAATTAGAACAGAAGACCAAGGAGGATGACCAGACTGAATTGCTAAAAGAGCTGTGCAAGAAAGCCACTGAATTGGATCTACGCACTTTCATCCGCCTTATTAAGCAGGATCTGCGCATAAATGCTCGTGCACGGCATATTCTTGATGCTTTCGGTCCCCTAGCATATCCTGCCTATCAATCCTCTCGTGACCTTACTGCCATTGTGCAACAATTCGCTGGCAAAGCCGTCAAAACTCAGGCTAAAAGTCCAGCcaagaaattaaaaacaactaCAAGTGCAATTCAGGTAATGACCCCCATATCACCAATGCTGGCCAATGCTTGCAAGTCGGTGGAGGAGGCCTTTAAAAAGAACCCTGCTGGTCTGTTCGGAGAGGTCAAATACGACGGAGAGCGCGTACAGATTCACAAAAAGGGTAAAGAGTTCAAGTTCTTCAGCCGAAATTTGAAGCCGGTGATGGATCACAAAATCAAGCGACTGACAGAGTATATTCCACGTGCGTTTCCTGGTGCTGGTGATATGATTCTGGATTCGGAAATTATACTAGTCGATACTGAGACGGGTGCTTTACTACCTTTTGGCACTTTGGGTGCTCACAAGAAGCATGAGTATGCCAATGCCTCGGTTTGCCTATTTGTCTTCGATTGCATACTCTATGATGGCGAGGATTTGATGCAGCT CGAATTCCGCAAGCGTCGAGAAATACTCGAACAAAACATTGAACCCATCAAATCCTATGTACAGCTATCAGAATCGCAGTTCCTGAAGACTAAGAGCGAACTGGCCATGATGACAGCGAAGGTATTGCAGGCCAATCTAGAAGGTGTGGTGTTAAAAAATCCTAATGGGACTTATCAGCCTGGCAAACGGAACTGGTTAAAGGTCAAAAAGGATTATCTTTTTGATGGTAAAATGGCTGACACAGCAGATTTGGTTGTGCTTGGTGCCTGGTATGGATCTGGCAAAAAAGGCGGTGTGCTGAGCATTTTCCTAATGGGCTGTTATGATCCAAAAGATCGTTTGTGGAAAACAGTCACCAAAGTGCACTCGGGTCTGGATGATAGCACAAACGATGAAATACATGAGAATCTGATGAAGCTAACCACGCGTGCTGATGCCAACAAGACGCCCAATTGGCTGCTGTGCAAGAAATCACTCGTGCCCGATGTGCTGGCCGTAGATCCACAAAAAATGCCAGTGTGGGAGATAACTGGTGCAGAATTTACAAAATCCGAAGCTCACACTGCGGCAGGCGTTTCCATACGATTTCCAAGGATCACGCGATTGCGTAGCGATAAAACTTCAAAGGAAGCAAACGATTTGCCTCatcttttaaatttgtatgaAGCTTCAAAGAAGAATGTTAATGTCGATCTATTGTTGGCCAATTGTGATAACGATAAGGATGGATTGGAGAAAAAACTGGCACAGGAGAAGACGCCAGAGAAGAGAAAATCATTGGAAAACAGTGCTAAGAAATCTAAGAAATCCATCAGTAAAGAGGATGAAGACTCTCAATGTAGTAGTAAAATGATAAAACGTGAAGTAAATAAACCTTCACAAAAAGGACTACAATACTACTTTAAGCCagataaaattcaaaataatgtGAAATCTGAGCTTAAAACAGAAGTCAAAACTGAACTCAAAACTCAAGTTAAAAGTGAAACACATACAGCTATGGAAGTAGATGAAAACACGCCAAAACAAGTAAAGAGCAAGCTATTTTCAGGATTGGTGGCGCACTTTACAAAGGATGCCACCAAGTCTAAGCAAATGCAGGAATTCGTTCAACATGGTGGTTCTCTAACAACGAATACACAAAAGGCTGCTCTGGCATTCTATAATACAAATACCAGTGTAAATTTGGCGCACCTGAG gCCCCTTTACCGCCGCAGATGTCGCCATTTAACCGTTAGCTGGTTGGACAGATCCATAGAGACCCAGACCCTTCAGCCTTATCCACTTTACGCCGTACTGTTAAAATCGTAA
- the LOC6647377 gene encoding probable cytochrome P450 9f2: MLLEFIALFIVALALAYRWSVSKYGFFKERGLPFAKPVPYFGNMAKMFFRKQSMFDVIVDLYHKGGNNKVYGIFEQRQPLLMLRDPELIKNVTIKDFDHFINHRDVFSTGEDDPHDMNNLFGSSLFSMRDARWKDMRSTLSPAFTGSKMRQMFQLMNQVAKEAGGCLKRDAVDGGLELDMKDYCTRFTNDVIASTAFGLQVNSFTERENTFYMAGKKLTTFTFAQNLKFLIFFSLKWLNKYLKIDLFDKKSTQYFVRLVLDAMKYRQEHNIIRPDMINMLMEARGLLQTDKTKTAPVREWSDRDIVAQCFVFFFAGFETSAVLMCFTAHEIMENEDVQEKLYEEVRQVTADLGDGELTYEALVGMKYLDQVVSESLRKWPAAIAVDRECNKDITYDVDGQKVEIKKGDIIWLPTCGFHRDPKYFENPKKFDPERFSEENKDKIQPFTYYPFGLGQRNCIGSRFALLEAKAMIYYILRDYRIAPAKKSSIPLELSSSGFQLVPKDGFWLKLIPRN; the protein is encoded by the exons ATGCTGCTCGAATTTATTGCCTTGTTTATTGTGGCCTTGGCCTTGGCTTATCGTTGGTCTGTATCCAAGTATGGTTTCTTTAAGGAACGCGGATTGCCATTTGCCAAGCCTGTGCCATATTTCGGAAACATGGCTAAAATGTTCTTCCGTAAACAATCGATGTTTGATGTAATTGTTGATCTATATCATAAAGGCGGTAACAACAA gGTCTATGGTATCTTTGAGCAGCGACAGCCACTGTTAATGTTGCGCGATCCGGAGCTCATCAAGAATGTCACTATTAAGGATTTCGATCATTTCATTAATCATCGAGATGTGTTTAGCACCGGAGAAGATGATCCGCATGACATGAACAATCTGTTTGGTAGTTCGCTGTTCTCCATGCGTGATGCACGTTGGAAGGATATGCGCAGCACCCTCAGCCCCGCCTTTACAGGCAGTAAGATGCGTCAAATGTTTCAGCTGATGAATCAAGTGGCTAAAGAAGCCGGTGGTTGCTTGAAGCGGGACGCCGTTGATGGTGGCTTGGAGCTGGATATGAAGGACTATTGTACACGCTTCACCAACGATGTGATTGCTTCAACTGCCTTTGGTTTGCAAGTAAATTCATTTACTGAGCGCGAAAATACATTCTATATGGCGGGCAAGAAGTTAACTACATTCACGTTTGCgcaaaatttgaaattcttGATATTCTTCAGTCTGAAATGGTTGAACAAGTATCTAAAAATTGATCTCTTCGATAAGAAAAGCACACAATACTTTGTGCGCTTGGTATTGGATGCCATGAAGTATCGCCAAGAGCATAACATCATACGTCCAGATATGATCAACATGCTAATGGAGGCTCGCGGCCTGCTCCAGACGGACAAGACCAAAACCGCACCAGTACGCGAATGGAGTGATCGTGATATTGTGGCCCAGTGCTTTGTCTTCTTCTTTGCTGGCTTTGAGACATCCGCCGTGCTGATGTGTTTCACTGCTCACGAGATAATGGAGAATGAGGATGTGCAGGAGAAGCTGTACGAGGAGGTGCGACAAGTCACCGCGGATTTAGGTGATGGTGAATTGACTTATGAGGCCTTGGTGGGCATGAAGTATTTGGATCAGGTGGTTTCCGAGTCACTAAGAAAGTGGCCAGCGGCCATTGCAGTAGACCGAGAATGCAACAAGGATATTACATATGATGTGGATGGCCAGAAAGTTGAGATTAAAAAGGGCGACATAATTTGGCTGCCCACCTGCGGTTTTCATCGCGATCCCAAATACTTTGAGAACCCCAAGAAATTCGATCCCGAACGTTTCAGTGAGgaaaataaagataaaatacAGCCATTTACATATTATCCTTTTGGTCTAGGACAACGCAATTGTATAG gttCCCGTTTTGCTCTCTTGGAAGCTAAAGCTATGATATATTACATCTTAAGAGATTATCGCATTGCCCCAGCAAAGAAATCCTCAATTCCCTTGGAATTGTCTTCATCGGGCTTCCAACTGGTCCCTAAAGATGGATTTTGGCTTAAATTGATACCACGAAATTAA
- the LOC6647376 gene encoding fatty acyl-CoA reductase wat, with protein MTSEVQEFYKEKNILITGGTGFVGKVSIEKLLRTTEVKHIYTLIRSKKGQNVTERLSLWKKDTVFKQLLEEKPNALERVIAISGDCQLPDLGLSETDRKLLVDKVNIVIHGAATVRFNEPLHVALAINTRATRVVVQLAKQMSRLEAFVYVSTAYSNCVSSNIEERFYPEHLTSSVDEVLKLSEQLSDEFLDNLAPTLLGKYPNTYTYTKALAEQVVLREASDLPVCIVRPGMIIAANKEPASGWIDNLYGPISLIYGISYGVVRCTVLNLKAQAAVVPVDHTVNAILASAWQTAITHPNNSAPTVYNFTPSDNNLLLFKDFVNMAFSHGFNYPLTKMIWYPMLQTTTFPWLFNLMAFFYHTLPGYIMDVGLRLQNRKPRLMKIYRKLHENMTLFEYFATKAWTFETDNTKRLWKCMTAKDQQLFNFDMEHLDWNDYFHRALLGMRQYLCNEPPTAKSIALGLKALKRFHLLHRLVQFAICCLTINILWLFAHHIIEVI; from the exons ATGACGTCTGAAGTTCAAGAATTTTACAAAGAAAAGAACATTCTTATAACGGGTGGCACGGGATTTGTAGGCAAAG TATCCATTGAGAAATTATTACGCACAACGGAGGTGAAACACATATATACCCTAATCAGATCGAAAAAAGGACAAAATGTAACTGAACGACTCAGCTTATGGAAAAAGGATACG GTATTCAAACAACTACTAGAGGAGAAACCCAATGCCTTGGAGCGTGTTATAGCCATATCTGGGGATTGCCAATTGCCGGACTTGGGCCTGAGTGAGACAGATCGTAAATTGTTGGTAGATAAAGTGAATATAGTCATTCATGGAGCTGCCACTGTTCGCTTTAATGAACCACTTCATGTGGCTCTAGCCATCAACACTCGAGCAACTCGTGTCGTAGTTCAGTTGGCAAAACAAATGTCTAGGCTAGAGGCATTTGTCTATGTTTCCACTGCCTACTCGAATTGTGTATCATCAAACATCGAGGAGAGATTCTATCCAGAGCACTTGACATCATCCGTCGATGAAGTTTTAAAACTCAGCGAGCAGTTGAGTGATGAATTTTTGGATAATTTGGCACCAACGTTGTTGGGGAAATACccaaatacatatacttataccAAGGCTCTAGCTGAGCAAGTGGTGCTTCGAGAGGCTTCTGATCTACCAGTGTGCATTGTTCGTCCTGGCATGA TCATTGCGGCGAATAAGGAGCCAGCATCGGGTTGGATAGACAATCTGTATGGCCCCATTTCCCTAATCTATGGCATTTCTTATGGAGTTGTACGTTGCACAGTGCTCAATCTGAAAGCTCAGGCAGCCGTAGTCCCTGTAGATCACACGGTCAATGCGATTCTGGCCAGTGCCTGGCAAACAGCGATCACTCATCCCAACAACTCGGCACCGACAGTCTATAACTTTACGCCTAGTGATAATAATTTGTTACTGTTCAAAGACTTTGTCAATATGGCATTTTCGCATGGCTTCAACTATCCACTGACTAAGATGATTTGGTATCCAATGTTGCAAACCACAACATTTCCGTGGCTCTTCAATTTAATGGCCTTCTTCTATCACACACTACCCGGCTATATAATGGATGTGGGTCTTCGTCTGCAGAATCGAAAACCGCGTCTAATGAAAATCTATCGAAAGCTACACGAAAATATGACTCTATTCGAATACTTTGCCACCAAAGCCTGGACCTTTGAAACGGACAATACGAAACGACTGTGGAAATGTATGACGGCAAAGGATCAGCAATTATTCAACTTTGATATGGAACATCTCGATTGGAATGATTATTTTCATCGTGCTCTTCTTGGCATGAGGCAATATCTGTGTAATGAGCCGCCAACTGCAAAGTCAATAGCATTGGGTCTAAAGGCACTTAAACG ATTTCACTTGTTACATCGACTTGTTCAGTTTGCAATTTGTTGTCTTACAATAAATATTCTCTGGCTGTTTGCACACCATATAATTGAagtcatttaa
- the LOC6647372 gene encoding suppressor of lurcher protein 1 — translation MAAAWLAPELALWCLLALVVVQFAQSQQVASNSKQQSQLWLDCPCIHVSERNSTQWGKLSINASQTFGSKNNCLMIFIGGQTDELVAFQLIELQLRHGCLDSVEVFPYLREPVIENATQAAYTWCQHSNARNDTPVYSSGRLLGLRLRFQQPPNKLDNWHLNLTANYRFLKKDKFKTEGRLLMGSYCDYYFFASTMGESGGNQGYFHSPRFPAHYPAHIKCAYKFIGRPDTRVELLFEELQLPPVTSGGCQLDALTIFDAESAHMSTVIDVICSSRPTRRIFSSGPDLLLEFNASSNRTAKGFRCKYKFVPSEQEQPQPIMVAASVATAAKQPAKANSLLSDMELSKPGRAIDCKQTYDSRVNKSGTFESNQLLGSLKKNSKPGVAGVIQCRYEFEAHGSERVQIRFHDFNVPTENENSTGCLANHALHVLTETRGKFETQELVCGAFLPKPLMSNGPKMQLQFVGRLPPTMTNKVQYYGFRAEYRFLTNFGIMSGVQQGDECTFIYNSSERISGLFHSPNFPGYYLENVVCNYYFYGASDERIVVHFTYFDVEGIDNCDHQTASDYVEFSNFMSTDRKYQKYCGKLPDFDVRSDGFFFRVTLHSNDRFVGIGFRAIYTFETKTQEKILGDNASMESYVSAAPSLNIVLLYYLIILIAIIEYDM, via the exons ATGGCGGCCGCTTGGTTAGCTCCGGAATTAGCTCTGTGGTGTCTGCTGGCGCTGGTTGTGGTCCAGTTTGCCCAAAGCCAACAAGTTGCCAGCAACAGTAAACAGCAGTCACAACTTTGGCTGG ATTGCCCCTGTATTCATGTCAGTGAACGCAACTCAACGCAATGGGGAAAACTCAGTATAAATGCCAGCCAGACATTTGGTTCCAAAAACAACTGCCTGATGATCTTCATTGGTGGCCAGACCGATGAGTTGGTGGCCTTTCAGCTAATCGAACTGCAGTTGCGCCATGG GTGCTTGGACAGTGTGGAGGTCTTTCCGTATCTGCGCGAGCCCGTCATCGAGAATGCAACACAGGCGGCATACACTTGGTGTCAGCACAGCAATGCAAGGAATGACACACCCGTATATAGTTCCGGACGTTTACTGGGACTGCGCTTGAGATTCCAGCAGCCGCCAAATAAACTGGACAATTGGCACTTGAACTTAACTGCCAATTATAGATTTCTTAAGAAAG ATAAGTTCAAGACGGAAGGACGCCTGTTGATGGGAAGCTATTGCGATTATTACTTCTTTGCCAGCACCATGGGTGAATCAGGTGGTAATCAGGGTTATTTTCACTCGCCACGATTTCCGGCTCATTATCCGGCGCATATAAAGTGTGCCTACAAGTTCATTGGACGACCAGATACACGTGTGGAGTTGCTCTTCGAAGAACTCCAGCTGCCGCCAGTGACCAGCGGTGGTTGCCAATTGGATGCTCTTACCATTTTCGATGCCGAATCCGCTCACATGAGCACCGTAATAGATGTCATATGTTCTTCTCGTCCCACACGTCGCATCTTCAGTAGCGGACCCGATTTGTTGTTGGAATTCAATGCAAGTTCAAATCGCACAGCCAAAGGATTTCGTTGCAAATACAAATTCGTGCCCAGTGAACAGGAGCAGCCGCAGCCAATTATGGTGGCAGCCAGTGTGGCAACAGCGGCTAAACAACCAGCCAAGGCCAATAGTCTGTTGTCGGATATGGAGTTGTCGAAGCCCGGTCGAGCAATTG ATTGCAAACAAACGTATGACTCGCGCGTAAACAAATCTGGCACCTTTGAATCGAATCAGCTGTTAGGGTCGCTCAAGAAAAATTCAAAGCCTGGCGTTGCCGGAGTCATTCAATGCCGTTACGAATTTGAAGCGCATGGCTCAGAGCGGGTACAAATTCGTTTTCACGACTTTAATGTTCCCACAGAGAATGAAAATTCAACTGGATGCCTGGCTAATCATGCTCTCCATGTGTTGACGGAAACACGTGGCAAGTTTGAGACGCAGGAGCTGGTATGCGGAGCCTTTCTGCCAAAACCATTAATGTCGAATGGGCCTAAAATGCAGTTGCAATTTGTGGGTAGGCTCCCACCGACTATGACCAACAAGGTTCAATACTACGGCTTTCGGGCAGAGTATAGATTTTTAACAA ACTTTGGTATCATGTCGGGTGTTCAGCAAGGTGATGAATGCACTTTTATTTACAACAGTAGCGAGCGCATCAGTGGCCTGTTTCACTCGCCCAATTTTCCGGGCTATTATTTGGAGAATGTGGTCtgcaattattatttctaTGGTGCAAGCGATGAACGGATTGTGGTACATTTTACATACTTTGATGTCGAAGGAATTGATAA TTGTGATCACCAGACAGCCAGCGATTATGTcgagttttcaaattttatgaGTACTGATCGCAAATATCAAAAGTATTGTGGAAAATTACCGGACTTTGATGTGCGATCTGATGGCTTTTTCTTTCGCGTTACATTACATTCCAATGATCGATTTGTGGGCATAGGTTTTCGTGCTATTTACACTTTTGAAACCAAAACACAAGAGAAGATTTTGGGCGACAATGCTTCAATGGAAAGTTATGTGTCTGCTGCACCGTCTCTAAATATTGTTTTGCTATATTACTTAATcattttaattgcaattatAGAATATGAcatgtaa
- the LOC6647375 gene encoding fatty acyl-CoA reductase wat: protein MDTETESEIQKFYKHKIVFVTGGSGFLGKVIIEKLLRSTEAKRIYVMIRPKQGQDINERFAAWENDPVFTTLLDAQPKSLERVMPIAGDCQASDLGINEEDRRLLVEEVQVVLHSAATVRFMEPLHVALAINTRAAGLMLQLAKEMTRLEVFVHISTAFSNCVVNHIEERYYPEHLNCTVDQVLQLTDNLSEEMVDGITTTLLDKFPNTYTYTKALAEQLIQREAGDMPICVYRPGVIIASYKEPMSGWIDNLNGPIALLYGAAFGIVRVSWANYQAQAGIVPVDYCANMALVCAWKTAQETTRPADPPIYNHVPSDQNLITWGGFRDKAKDHVRDYPLTQMMWCPFLHFTSSGLLFRLAAFFYHIIPGFLIDMALRLRGQKSRMLKLYDKVHKNIVILSPFTIKSWGFESDNAVKLWQSLTPRDKVLFEFNMRDLDWDNYFLNALRGMRIYMGKEDPGEESIKRGQAVLNRFLTLHRILQCILSSAFAFIMWSLLKYLVNF, encoded by the exons ATGGATACCGAAACGGAATCGGAAATACAAAAGTTTTATAAACATAAAATCGTCTTTGTCACCGGCGGTAGTGGATTTTTGGGCAAAG TGATCATTGAGAAATTGCTGCGTTCCACAGAGGCAAAGCGCATCTATGTGATGATCCGGCCGAAACAGGGTCAGGATATCAACGAACGTTTCGCTGCCTGGGAAAATGATCCA GTATTCACTACACTGCTGGATGCTCAACCCAAATCCCTGGAACGAGTAATGCCCATAGCTGGCGATTGTCAGGCATCTGATCTGGGTATTAACGAGGAGGATCGCCGATTGTTGGTGGAGGAAGTTCAAGTGGTTCTGCATAGTGCGGCAACTGTGAGATTTATGGAGCCACTACATGTGGCTCTGGCCATCAATACACGGGCCGCTGGTCTGATGTTGCAATTGGCCAAGGAAATGACTCGATTGGAGGTCTTTGTGCATATCTCGACTGCCTTCTCCAATTGTGTGGTGAATCACATTGAAGAGAGATATTATCCGGAGCATTTGAACTGCACAGTTGACCAGGTATTGCAGCTAACTGACAACTTGAGCGAAGAGATGGTCGATGGTATAACGACCACATTGCTGGATAAATTTCCCAACACCTATACGTATACCAAAGCTCTTGCCGAGCAATTGATACAGAGGGAAGCAGGAGATATGCCCATCTGTGTCTATCGGCCTGGAGTTA TTATTGCTAGCTACAAGGAACCAATGTCGGGTTGGATTGATAATCTCAATGGACCCATTGCCTTGCTGTATGGTGCAGCATTTGGAATTGTTCGCGTCTCCTGGGCTAACTATCAGGCACAGGCTGGCATCGTGCCCGTAGACTATTGCGCCAACATGGCCTTGGTCTGTGCCTGGAAAACAGCACAAGAGACGACACGTCCGGCAGATCCTCCTATCTACAATCATGTGCCTAGCGATCAGAATCTAATTACTTGGGGTGGCTTTAGGGATAAGGCAAAGGATCATGTTCGCGATTATCCTTTGACACAGATGATGTGGTGCCCCTTCTTGCACTTCACCTCCTCGGGTTTGCTATTTCGATTGGCGGCCTTTTTCTATCACATTATTCCAGGCTTTCTCATTGACATGGCATTGCGTCTGCGGGGACAGAAGTCACGCATGCTCAAGCTATATGATAAGGTCcacaaaaatattgtaattCTATCACCATTCACCATCAAATCTTGGGGCTTCGAGAGCGATAATGCTGTTAAATTGTGGCAAAGTCTGACTCCTCGGGATAAGGTGCTCTTTGAATTTAATATGCGGGACTTGGATTGGGATAATTATTTCCTAAATGCTTTGCGTGGTATGCGCATTTATATGGGCAAAGAGGATCCAGGAGAAGAATCCATTAAACGTGGTCAAGCGGTTTTAAATAG aTTTTTAACACTTCATCGAATTTTGCAGTGTATACTTAGCAGTGCCTTTGCCTTTATTATGTGGTCACTGcttaaatatttagttaatttttag